The Leptospira sp. WS39.C2 genome contains a region encoding:
- the hemH gene encoding ferrochelatase translates to MTTNYDKTLILVNLGGPRTSSEIEVFLKDLFSDPFVFDLPLPEFFRIRLARFIAKKRAPKVQRTYESMGFGGGSPLVEETEKQAKHLELILNGLSKEKWKVIVAMACGYPNIRESEFTNPNSNTIYLPLYPQFSRSTVLSTLSILEEKFGECPVGSGGFVPHFGMDTQFHQITANFIYEFFTNKLSRDQFLHYPEETPNCEWTDLDIVFSAHGVPMRLIHKGDRYMEEVEESVKGISDELRKFGYKGNIHITYQSKVGPAKWTEPSTIQKISELARNGKHIAVYPISFVSDHLETLEEIGEQFKELTWEAGGKSFVRIPAFGTYKPFLEFLAKRVLEADVSIDHCICEEKGGESLQHCRFKK, encoded by the coding sequence ATGACAACTAACTATGATAAAACTTTGATCCTTGTAAATTTGGGAGGACCTCGTACGTCCTCAGAAATTGAAGTATTTCTAAAAGACTTATTTTCAGATCCATTTGTGTTTGATTTGCCATTGCCAGAATTTTTCCGCATTCGATTGGCAAGGTTCATCGCTAAAAAACGTGCTCCAAAAGTGCAAAGAACTTATGAATCTATGGGTTTTGGTGGCGGATCTCCACTAGTAGAAGAGACGGAAAAACAAGCAAAACATTTAGAATTAATATTAAATGGACTATCAAAAGAAAAATGGAAAGTGATAGTTGCAATGGCATGCGGATATCCTAATATTCGAGAATCTGAATTTACAAATCCAAATTCCAATACAATTTATTTACCATTATACCCACAATTTTCTCGTTCTACCGTTTTATCTACTTTGTCCATTTTAGAAGAGAAATTTGGTGAATGTCCTGTTGGTAGCGGTGGATTCGTGCCACATTTTGGAATGGATACTCAGTTTCACCAAATCACTGCTAATTTTATTTATGAGTTTTTTACAAACAAACTTTCTCGGGACCAATTTTTACATTACCCCGAAGAAACACCAAATTGTGAATGGACAGACTTAGATATCGTATTTTCTGCCCATGGAGTTCCCATGCGTCTCATTCATAAAGGGGATCGTTATATGGAGGAAGTGGAGGAGTCAGTTAAAGGAATCTCTGATGAACTTCGAAAATTTGGTTATAAAGGAAATATTCATATTACCTATCAAAGTAAAGTCGGCCCAGCTAAATGGACAGAGCCAAGTACAATTCAAAAGATTTCAGAACTTGCTCGGAATGGGAAACATATTGCCGTTTATCCCATTAGTTTTGTTAGTGATCATTTGGAAACGTTGGAAGAAATAGGGGAACAATTTAAGGAATTAACTTGGGAGGCAGGAGGGAAATCATTTGTGAGAATTCCTGCGTTTGGAACTTATAAACCATTTCTTGAATTTTTGGCGAAACGAGTGTTAGAGGCTGATGTATCTATCGATCATTGTATTTGTGAGGAAAAAGGTGGTGAGTCATTACAACATTGTCGATTCAAAAAGTGA
- a CDS encoding TlpA family protein disulfide reductase: MKFWKQLPYGWKVVFAFVFFFSATLGFAYFKARDTNPTLPIEALATTPTEAGTWKGHPKVVYFWATWCSVCKAYAPILDANLKFLPKGTMFLSVMESEDSDETKEILSKLSSDSPHPIYTADYRMLKEWRISAYPTTLFLNSEGKVIFADSGILSPIGFLIRTFLLRFF, translated from the coding sequence ATGAAATTTTGGAAACAGTTGCCCTATGGTTGGAAGGTTGTCTTTGCCTTTGTTTTCTTTTTTTCGGCAACACTTGGATTTGCTTATTTCAAAGCGAGGGATACAAATCCAACCCTTCCCATTGAAGCCTTAGCCACAACCCCAACGGAAGCTGGGACTTGGAAAGGCCATCCCAAAGTTGTGTATTTTTGGGCCACTTGGTGTAGTGTTTGTAAGGCCTACGCTCCCATCCTCGATGCTAATTTAAAATTTTTACCAAAAGGAACTATGTTTTTGTCTGTTATGGAATCAGAAGATTCAGACGAAACCAAGGAAATCCTTTCCAAACTCTCTTCGGATTCACCTCACCCCATTTATACAGCGGATTACCGGATGTTGAAAGAATGGCGGATTTCTGCCTATCCTACCACTTTATTTTTAAATAGTGAAGGTAAGGTTATTTTTGCGGATTCTGGAATTTTGAGTCCAATCGGTTTTCTCATCAGGACTTTTCTTTTGCGCTTTTTTTAA
- the hemN gene encoding oxygen-independent coproporphyrinogen III oxidase, with protein MKHLLEKYDTPAPRYTSYPTVPYWTDSPTVDECIQSLETHLSPKESKLAMYLHIPFCETLCTFCGCNTSITKNHSVEEPYVSAIQKELELYIQNVNSLKGKELNELHLGGGSPTYLSDYHLQFTIEFILNKMSPARDPQYSIEVDPRRTRVSQLKLLHKLGFKRISLGVQDFDPEVQRLVNRIQPFELTENITLEARSLGFDSVNFDLIYGLPKQSLDSMKYTMEKTLELKPDRIAYYSYAHVPWIKASQRLFTEADLPEPMLKRELYEMGRSILEKEGYREIGMDHFALPHDKLWKAFHSKQLHRNFMGYSDSKTDVMLGLGSSAISETPNLFFQNIKLEMKYRKSLLDGNLPILRGHKLTNSDRIRKQLILELMTSWEVKVPNDLQIHVKEFLSEMELDKLISWKNETLIVTENGKPFLRIIAMAFDEKLQLSQPTKPVFSKAI; from the coding sequence ATGAAACACTTACTCGAGAAATACGACACACCTGCTCCACGTTATACCAGTTACCCGACAGTACCTTATTGGACAGATTCTCCTACAGTAGATGAATGTATTCAATCTTTAGAAACACACCTATCACCAAAAGAATCCAAATTGGCAATGTACCTGCATATACCATTTTGTGAAACACTCTGTACTTTCTGCGGATGTAATACTTCGATTACCAAAAACCATTCCGTCGAAGAACCTTATGTAAGTGCTATCCAAAAAGAACTCGAATTGTACATCCAAAACGTAAATAGTCTTAAGGGAAAAGAACTGAACGAATTACACTTAGGTGGTGGAAGTCCGACATACTTATCTGATTACCACCTCCAATTCACTATCGAGTTTATATTAAACAAAATGTCACCTGCGAGAGATCCCCAATATTCTATTGAAGTGGATCCAAGGAGGACAAGGGTTTCCCAACTTAAACTTTTACACAAACTGGGTTTTAAACGAATTAGTTTAGGTGTCCAAGATTTTGATCCGGAAGTCCAAAGGCTTGTTAACCGTATCCAACCTTTTGAACTCACAGAAAATATCACATTAGAAGCAAGGTCGCTTGGATTTGATTCTGTGAATTTTGATTTAATCTATGGTTTACCAAAACAATCACTCGACTCCATGAAGTACACAATGGAAAAAACTTTAGAACTCAAACCAGACAGAATTGCCTATTATTCTTATGCACATGTCCCATGGATCAAAGCATCCCAACGTTTGTTTACTGAAGCAGATTTACCAGAACCAATGCTCAAACGAGAGTTATATGAAATGGGAAGATCAATCTTAGAAAAAGAAGGTTATCGAGAAATTGGAATGGATCATTTTGCACTCCCCCATGATAAATTATGGAAAGCGTTTCATTCAAAACAATTACACCGAAATTTCATGGGATATAGTGATTCCAAAACAGATGTGATGTTAGGTCTAGGATCATCTGCTATATCTGAAACACCAAATTTATTTTTTCAAAACATAAAACTTGAAATGAAGTATAGAAAATCTCTCTTAGATGGTAATCTCCCAATTTTAAGAGGTCATAAATTGACGAACTCAGATAGAATTCGAAAACAATTGATTTTAGAACTGATGACTTCATGGGAAGTAAAAGTTCCGAACGATTTACAAATCCATGTAAAAGAATTTCTATCAGAAATGGAATTGGACAAATTAATTTCTTGGAAAAATGAAACTTTAATTGTGACTGAAAACGGAAAACCATTTTTACGAATCATTGCGATGGCGTTTGATGAGAAACTCCAATTGAGCCAACCAACAAAACCTGTTTTTTCCAAGGCGATATGA
- a CDS encoding NAD(P)/FAD-dependent oxidoreductase, with protein sequence MKESISIYGGGITGLFLAYHHVKNGDIVTLYEEKETLGGVIGTKKESEGLVELAANGILLTDDIKSMLDDIGLTPVFPNKASKRRYFWTNQKLSQFPISLFSGTKLLYSILLKKLKFEPNLNFEEWGNQMFGRSVTKNIIEPALGGIYGTRLNELYPDSIFSKWDGSGSSTIFKEIKKHKKKTYGTVSFPNGMGDLITHLRNYLAKKITIKTGISISQLSDIQKKNRSIRICISLKKLLPILKPILKSDNIPNLLTISTITRFGETKLTKKPCFGVLFGKNEGIQALGVLCNSDLFPGRVNGNLHSETWIYPASPSKESKKNLETILENDRSTITMKMETAKKIYITTWEGVFPAYDKHLFSFNQTLDQFEMEWEKKGMDIKFYGNYRKGIGLRSLFESTML encoded by the coding sequence ATGAAAGAATCAATATCCATTTATGGAGGAGGGATTACAGGATTGTTTCTTGCCTACCACCATGTAAAAAATGGTGATATTGTTACATTGTATGAAGAAAAAGAGACTCTCGGAGGTGTGATTGGAACAAAAAAAGAATCAGAAGGTTTGGTAGAACTCGCTGCCAATGGAATCCTTTTGACAGATGACATAAAATCTATGTTAGATGACATCGGCCTTACTCCAGTTTTCCCCAATAAAGCCTCAAAACGAAGGTATTTTTGGACCAATCAAAAACTATCCCAATTCCCTATATCGCTTTTTTCCGGAACCAAACTCCTTTATTCTATTCTTCTAAAAAAACTAAAATTTGAACCCAATTTAAATTTTGAAGAATGGGGGAATCAGATGTTTGGTCGTTCAGTTACCAAAAATATCATAGAACCCGCATTAGGTGGTATTTACGGAACTCGTTTGAATGAATTATATCCTGATTCAATATTTTCCAAGTGGGATGGAAGTGGAAGTAGCACAATTTTCAAAGAAATCAAAAAACATAAAAAGAAAACGTATGGAACCGTATCCTTCCCAAATGGAATGGGTGATTTAATCACACATCTGCGAAACTATTTGGCAAAAAAAATTACAATTAAAACTGGGATCTCTATTTCCCAACTTTCAGACATACAAAAGAAAAATAGGTCCATTCGGATCTGTATCTCTCTAAAAAAACTTTTACCAATTTTAAAACCCATATTAAAATCAGATAATATTCCAAATTTACTCACGATCTCAACCATCACTAGGTTCGGAGAAACAAAACTCACAAAAAAACCTTGTTTTGGAGTTTTGTTTGGAAAAAATGAAGGCATACAGGCATTAGGTGTTTTATGTAATTCGGATTTATTCCCTGGTCGTGTGAATGGAAACCTTCACTCGGAAACTTGGATTTATCCAGCTTCTCCAAGTAAAGAATCAAAAAAAAACCTAGAGACCATATTAGAAAATGATAGGTCAACAATCACAATGAAAATGGAAACGGCTAAAAAAATATATATAACCACTTGGGAAGGTGTATTTCCCGCTTATGATAAACATTTATTTTCGTTCAACCAAACTCTCGATCAATTCGAAATGGAATGGGAGAAGAAAGGAATGGACATAAAATTTTATGGAAATTATCGAAAAGGAATAGGACTTAGATCACTTTTTGAATCGACAATGTTGTAA
- the topA gene encoding type I DNA topoisomerase, translating into MDKDWMVVATKGHIKDLPPKSYGVDISNFFEPEYEWLKGKKSLFATIVSKAKKCSKIYIASDPDREGEIIAKHCFDELSKLKKPIYRLRLKEITKEELKIQLEKQAGLDLGEIESQIARRVVDRIFGFEVSPDLWRQLKIPTLSAGRVQSTVLHWICDREKEIQNFSKETYFLLKLHGTLKKQSTELKYHTKEKLKEEEINSIIKELGMIPEPSNLKELILSNIKIKQLNRKPPKAFSTASLLEVSFRALKFDSKKTMRIAQSLFEGKKLHSGETVGLITYMRTDSTRVSDSKRQLGENYLKKKYPKLLLEGSGKQSKQKKFSQDAHEAVIPINPNLTPHQIRNYLTVDEWKLYQLIWERFLVSLMKPESGEEVVYEFPIGKHLFIHSFERIFDAGFKNFPEPLIDKKKSTLDAKVGDIFFYESYSTFEKETEPPIRYTQGKLIQKMEDTGVGRPSTYANILETLKLRKYIVEYQKNIGPSALGMKVDGFLDLNFHDLIGESFTKDLEQQLDQITENRNSRVELISAFYSKLKQILKSPRKKIESFGPEFGSINKNEKSLTESSGIKSNVGLKKNKNQQLPKEKSLNLTEKKVCPKCSDGTIKTKLGKNGKTIYFCSRYPHCDYITYDN; encoded by the coding sequence TTGGATAAGGATTGGATGGTTGTTGCAACAAAAGGTCATATCAAAGACCTTCCACCTAAATCTTATGGCGTAGATATCTCCAATTTTTTTGAACCTGAATATGAATGGTTAAAAGGTAAAAAAAGTCTATTTGCTACGATTGTCTCCAAAGCTAAAAAATGTTCAAAGATTTATATTGCCAGTGACCCTGATAGGGAAGGGGAAATTATCGCCAAACATTGTTTTGATGAGTTGTCAAAACTAAAAAAACCAATTTATCGATTGCGATTAAAAGAAATTACAAAAGAAGAATTAAAAATCCAACTAGAGAAACAAGCTGGATTGGATTTAGGAGAAATTGAATCACAAATTGCAAGAAGGGTAGTCGATAGAATTTTTGGTTTTGAAGTTTCTCCAGATTTATGGAGACAGTTAAAAATACCTACCTTATCTGCTGGAAGAGTCCAATCTACTGTTTTGCATTGGATTTGTGATAGAGAAAAGGAAATTCAAAACTTTTCAAAAGAAACATACTTTTTACTCAAACTTCATGGTACGCTGAAAAAACAAAGTACCGAACTCAAATACCATACAAAAGAAAAACTGAAAGAAGAAGAAATTAATTCGATCATAAAGGAACTCGGTATGATTCCAGAGCCTTCTAATTTGAAGGAACTAATCTTATCAAATATCAAAATAAAACAACTGAATCGAAAACCTCCAAAGGCATTTTCCACTGCCAGTTTACTTGAAGTTAGTTTTCGTGCTTTAAAATTTGATTCAAAAAAAACGATGAGAATTGCACAAAGTTTATTTGAAGGTAAAAAATTACATTCGGGGGAAACGGTTGGTCTTATCACATACATGAGAACTGATAGTACACGTGTTTCGGATTCAAAACGTCAGTTAGGTGAAAATTATTTGAAAAAAAAATACCCAAAACTTTTGTTGGAAGGGAGTGGAAAACAGTCCAAACAAAAAAAGTTTTCACAAGATGCTCATGAAGCAGTGATCCCCATTAACCCCAATTTAACACCCCATCAAATTCGAAATTATTTAACAGTAGATGAATGGAAACTTTACCAATTGATTTGGGAACGATTTTTGGTCTCCTTAATGAAACCAGAATCAGGTGAGGAAGTTGTGTATGAATTCCCAATCGGAAAACATCTTTTTATTCATTCGTTTGAAAGGATTTTTGATGCTGGGTTCAAAAACTTCCCGGAACCACTGATAGATAAAAAGAAAAGTACATTGGATGCAAAAGTGGGAGATATTTTTTTCTACGAATCTTATTCGACATTTGAAAAAGAAACAGAACCTCCTATTCGATATACCCAAGGTAAATTAATCCAAAAAATGGAAGATACGGGAGTGGGTCGTCCTTCCACTTACGCAAACATTCTTGAAACATTAAAACTTAGAAAGTATATTGTTGAGTACCAAAAAAACATAGGTCCATCTGCTTTGGGAATGAAAGTGGATGGTTTTTTGGATTTAAATTTTCATGATCTAATTGGTGAGTCATTTACAAAAGACTTAGAACAACAACTGGACCAAATCACGGAGAATAGAAATTCAAGGGTGGAATTAATTTCAGCATTTTATTCGAAATTAAAACAGATTTTAAAATCACCAAGGAAAAAAATTGAATCTTTTGGGCCCGAGTTTGGATCTATCAATAAGAATGAAAAAAGTTTAACTGAAAGTTCTGGAATCAAATCCAATGTTGGCCTGAAAAAAAATAAGAACCAACAACTTCCGAAGGAGAAGAGTCTAAATCTTACAGAGAAAAAAGTTTGCCCCAAGTGTTCGGATGGAACCATCAAAACCAAATTAGGGAAAAATGGAAAAACCATTTATTTTTGTTCTCGTTACCCACACTGTGACTACATCACCTATGACAACTAA
- a CDS encoding polyhydroxyalkanoate synthesis regulator DNA-binding domain-containing protein, which yields MKLLKRYANRRLYDPETSSTITLEDVAKMIIGGEEIKVQDNLSGEDITPKILGQTFLKVSLGQRNEDFSNFMLTSLIRETGRDVSGLFERLVLGGIGANYLTRERLEKIVNSMVELGELKEVDFSLYREDLLRKMASRASEKKEQIQKDLEKFSQSILEEDKATLGDLSEKLKEVAEKLKEN from the coding sequence ATGAAGCTACTCAAGCGATATGCAAACCGCAGGCTCTATGATCCAGAAACGAGTTCTACTATCACATTAGAAGATGTGGCAAAGATGATCATAGGTGGAGAGGAGATCAAAGTCCAAGACAACCTTTCTGGAGAAGACATCACTCCCAAAATCCTCGGCCAAACGTTTTTAAAAGTAAGCCTTGGCCAAAGGAACGAAGACTTTTCTAATTTTATGTTAACTTCACTCATCCGTGAAACTGGCCGAGACGTATCTGGATTATTTGAACGATTGGTATTAGGGGGAATCGGGGCCAATTATTTAACCCGAGAACGATTAGAAAAAATTGTCAATTCTATGGTGGAACTCGGAGAACTGAAGGAAGTTGATTTTAGTCTCTATCGAGAAGATTTACTCCGAAAAATGGCGTCACGAGCGAGTGAAAAAAAGGAACAAATCCAAAAGGATTTGGAAAAATTCAGCCAGTCCATTTTAGAGGAAGACAAGGCTACGCTTGGCGATCTTTCCGAAAAATTAAAGGAAGTTGCAGAAAAATTAAAAGAAAATTAA
- a CDS encoding decaprenyl-phosphate phosphoribosyltransferase translates to MIYLYLKLMRIPQWIKNIILFAGLIFSKRIFDLPSFTKVCLAFLFFSLVASCQYVFNDFLDQKEDAKHPEKKHRPLASGDLDSGIALAITGVILPIALIGSYKLSPVFFYLTIFYLLFNMLYSKVLKHIVILDVMSISIGFVLRAIAGAVVIGVEFSHWLLLCTFMLALFWGFSKRRGEINILKTDAGKHRKILEEYSIEFLDLMMAVVATLTLVSYVMYTVSPETAKSLGTPYMVYTVPIVVYAIFRSLYIIYIKNMGHNPTRAILTDVSVLVSGVIWFVLILFLMFGNLSGQLPVYQ, encoded by the coding sequence ATGATCTATTTATATTTAAAACTCATGAGGATCCCACAGTGGATCAAAAATATCATATTATTTGCTGGTTTGATATTTTCCAAACGCATCTTTGATTTACCTTCCTTTACAAAGGTATGTTTGGCCTTTTTGTTTTTTTCATTGGTGGCAAGTTGCCAATATGTATTTAATGATTTTTTAGACCAAAAAGAAGACGCAAAACACCCTGAAAAAAAACATAGACCTCTTGCTAGTGGTGATTTGGATTCTGGGATTGCGCTTGCGATAACAGGCGTTATCCTTCCAATTGCTCTGATTGGATCTTATAAACTATCTCCTGTATTTTTTTACCTAACAATATTCTATTTATTATTCAATATGTTATACAGCAAAGTTCTAAAACACATTGTGATTTTAGATGTAATGAGTATTTCAATTGGATTTGTTTTACGTGCAATCGCTGGTGCTGTTGTCATTGGTGTCGAATTTTCCCATTGGTTATTGTTATGTACTTTTATGTTGGCTCTCTTTTGGGGATTTTCCAAACGAAGGGGTGAAATTAATATCCTTAAAACAGATGCTGGAAAACACCGTAAAATTTTAGAAGAGTATTCTATTGAGTTTTTGGATTTGATGATGGCTGTAGTTGCAACATTAACACTAGTTAGTTATGTTATGTATACAGTGAGTCCTGAAACTGCCAAAAGTTTAGGAACACCTTATATGGTGTACACTGTTCCCATCGTGGTTTATGCGATTTTTCGATCCCTATACATCATTTATATCAAAAACATGGGGCATAACCCTACAAGAGCCATCCTCACTGACGTAAGTGTCCTCGTTTCAGGGGTGATTTGGTTTGTTCTCATCTTATTTTTGATGTTTGGGAACTTATCGGGCCAACTTCCAGTCTACCAATAG
- a CDS encoding uroporphyrinogen decarboxylase family protein, whose protein sequence is MITTKYHNERFANAIQLVPQNVPPIWFMRQAGRYHSHYRKLKERYSFMELCKEPELAAEVALGPVNEFGFDVSILFSDLLFPLEALGMGLTYDPGPKLSFSLTTISDLNKLKPVEEAIEGLYFQKEAVIRTREVLPKDVSLIGFVGGPFTLMTYASIGKHDGNLSFIKTNQKFVDQFYSILLPLLKKNIELQLQGGAEVVMIFDTAAGNLDPNNFRRYVTDPISELTKTFPNQIGYYAKNSTESQIRQVHSIPQLLGFGVDHRFSMQTVLQEFGGKGFLQGNFDQELLFADQTTLKLKIHEYLSPIKDLDPKDRAGWVAGLGHGVLQFTPEESVHLLIDTTRKVFST, encoded by the coding sequence ATGATCACTACAAAATACCACAACGAACGATTTGCAAACGCGATCCAATTAGTCCCTCAAAACGTGCCACCGATCTGGTTTATGCGCCAAGCAGGCCGTTACCATTCCCACTACCGAAAACTAAAAGAACGGTATAGTTTTATGGAATTATGTAAAGAGCCAGAACTTGCAGCAGAAGTTGCTCTTGGTCCTGTAAATGAATTTGGTTTTGATGTGAGTATTTTATTTTCTGATCTTCTATTTCCCTTAGAAGCACTGGGGATGGGACTCACATACGATCCTGGTCCCAAACTATCCTTTTCACTTACTACCATCTCAGACTTAAACAAACTTAAACCAGTGGAAGAAGCAATCGAAGGTTTGTACTTTCAGAAAGAAGCTGTTATCCGAACTAGAGAAGTTTTGCCAAAGGATGTGTCTCTCATTGGTTTTGTTGGTGGTCCATTTACACTCATGACTTATGCAAGTATTGGCAAACATGATGGAAACTTATCCTTTATCAAAACCAATCAAAAATTTGTAGACCAATTTTATTCTATACTACTCCCTCTCTTAAAAAAGAATATCGAATTACAACTGCAAGGTGGAGCAGAAGTAGTTATGATTTTTGATACAGCGGCAGGAAATCTCGACCCAAACAATTTTCGCCGTTATGTGACAGACCCAATTTCAGAACTCACAAAAACCTTCCCAAATCAAATTGGTTATTACGCAAAAAACTCTACCGAATCACAGATTCGGCAAGTCCATTCGATTCCTCAATTACTTGGTTTTGGAGTAGACCATCGTTTTAGTATGCAAACAGTATTACAAGAATTTGGTGGAAAAGGATTCCTACAGGGGAATTTTGACCAAGAACTTTTATTTGCCGATCAAACTACTTTAAAACTCAAAATCCACGAATATTTATCTCCAATAAAAGATTTGGATCCGAAAGACAGAGCCGGTTGGGTAGCTGGGCTTGGGCACGGCGTTTTACAATTCACACCAGAAGAATCTGTGCATTTACTCATCGATACAACAAGAAAGGTGTTTAGCACATGA
- a CDS encoding HEAT repeat domain-containing protein, which yields MKFQTVLFMLVLVNVSLFSEQDEVFFETQRKRLNSSDIFEIRDAIDRLTFIKSNRGFRDILSALEGTPNFPTSENNAPAVKFYAAKAIAKKGDKIAVPVLIKTFQKESASIVEHNPPKVRKISDGVADRFSNSSPYFYDDGEIPMVLACGEILRTLGSLPFSESSEQTIKQALSHPNFYIRSSAADAMYESNRKEFLPTLSEGLGKEQVPYTKVSILSAIVGLERLPNQNFKVVTEMLSDKDPEVRKKASEALRRLDLRIAAPYLEKAIEVENHPIVLSQMRDDYAYLISFRNP from the coding sequence ATGAAATTCCAAACTGTTCTTTTCATGTTGGTCCTAGTAAACGTCAGTTTATTTTCAGAACAAGATGAAGTTTTTTTTGAGACTCAAAGGAAACGTCTCAATTCATCTGACATTTTTGAAATCCGAGATGCCATCGATCGGTTAACGTTTATTAAATCTAATAGAGGTTTTCGGGACATCCTTTCTGCTTTAGAAGGAACCCCAAATTTTCCAACTAGTGAAAATAATGCCCCTGCTGTGAAATTTTATGCTGCAAAAGCAATCGCCAAAAAAGGTGATAAAATAGCAGTCCCCGTTCTCATCAAAACATTCCAAAAAGAGTCGGCTTCCATTGTGGAACACAACCCACCTAAAGTAAGGAAAATAAGTGATGGGGTCGCTGATCGATTTTCCAATTCCAGCCCTTATTTTTATGATGATGGAGAAATACCAATGGTATTGGCTTGTGGAGAAATCTTACGGACATTAGGTTCGTTACCATTTTCAGAATCATCTGAACAAACGATCAAACAGGCCTTGTCCCATCCCAATTTTTACATCCGAAGTTCTGCTGCTGATGCTATGTATGAATCAAATCGAAAAGAATTTTTGCCTACGCTCTCCGAAGGTCTCGGAAAGGAACAAGTGCCATATACAAAAGTATCCATTTTATCAGCGATTGTTGGCTTAGAACGATTGCCGAACCAGAATTTCAAAGTAGTGACAGAAATGTTATCTGACAAAGATCCTGAAGTCAGAAAAAAAGCATCCGAGGCACTACGCCGTTTAGACCTTCGCATTGCTGCACCTTACCTAGAGAAGGCGATCGAGGTTGAAAACCATCCAATTGTATTATCACAAATGCGAGACGATTACGCTTACCTAATTTCATTTCGTAACCCTTAG
- the cysK gene encoding cysteine synthase A yields the protein MKFNSILDAIGNTPHIRLTRLFGTDHEVYMKLERQNPGGSIKDRIALAMIEDAEKSGKLKKDSIIVEPTSGNTGIGLAMVAAVKGYAITLVMPEHMSVERRRIMAAYGAKFELTPREKGMPGAIAKAQEMVAANPNAWMPQQFENEANIQVHKEKTAEEIAKDFPDGLDYIITGVGTGGHISGCAENLKKRFPKLKVFAVEPEGSPVLSGGKPGPHPLQGIGAGFIPKNCKTELLDGIITVGKEESFTMAVLAAKKEGIFIGTSSGASLAAVSKKLKEIPAGSKVLTFCYDTGERYLSVEGLFV from the coding sequence ATGAAATTTAATAGTATTTTGGATGCCATTGGCAATACACCACATATCCGATTGACTCGTTTGTTTGGAACTGATCATGAAGTGTACATGAAATTAGAAAGACAAAACCCAGGTGGATCAATTAAAGATCGGATTGCCCTTGCGATGATTGAAGATGCAGAAAAATCGGGAAAATTGAAAAAAGATTCCATCATTGTGGAGCCAACATCTGGAAATACAGGCATTGGTCTTGCAATGGTTGCAGCTGTTAAAGGTTATGCGATCACACTTGTTATGCCAGAACATATGTCTGTAGAAAGACGTCGTATTATGGCAGCTTATGGAGCAAAGTTTGAACTCACACCGAGAGAAAAAGGAATGCCCGGTGCCATTGCCAAAGCACAAGAAATGGTAGCAGCAAATCCAAATGCTTGGATGCCACAACAATTCGAGAACGAAGCCAATATCCAAGTTCATAAAGAAAAAACAGCAGAAGAAATTGCAAAAGATTTTCCAGATGGATTGGATTACATCATCACTGGTGTCGGTACTGGTGGCCATATTTCAGGTTGTGCTGAAAATTTAAAAAAACGTTTTCCAAAACTAAAAGTTTTTGCAGTAGAACCAGAAGGATCACCTGTCCTGAGCGGGGGAAAACCTGGCCCACACCCTCTCCAAGGAATTGGAGCTGGATTCATTCCTAAAAATTGCAAAACAGAATTACTCGATGGAATCATAACTGTTGGAAAAGAAGAGTCGTTTACGATGGCTGTACTTGCTGCCAAAAAAGAAGGAATCTTTATTGGAACTTCGTCTGGAGCGAGCCTTGCAGCTGTTTCTAAAAAGTTAAAAGAAATTCCAGCAGGATCAAAAGTTCTTACTTTTTGTTATGATACTGGAGAAAGATATTTATCAGTAGAAGGACTTTTCGTTTAA